A region from the Cryptosporangium arvum DSM 44712 genome encodes:
- a CDS encoding YciI family protein: MAKYLLLKHYRGAPSAVNDVPMDQWTPDEISAHMQFMGDFAGRLEKSGEFVDGQALAPEGTFVRYDGEGRPPVTDGPFAETKDLIAGWYIIDVDSYERAVELAGELSAAPGKDGKPIHEWLELRPLLSAPSNTSE; the protein is encoded by the coding sequence ATGGCCAAGTACCTGCTGCTCAAGCACTACCGCGGCGCGCCGTCGGCCGTGAACGACGTTCCGATGGACCAGTGGACGCCGGACGAGATCTCGGCCCACATGCAGTTCATGGGTGACTTCGCGGGCCGGCTCGAGAAGTCGGGCGAGTTCGTCGACGGGCAGGCGCTCGCGCCCGAGGGGACGTTCGTCCGCTACGACGGCGAGGGTCGCCCGCCGGTGACCGACGGTCCGTTCGCGGAGACGAAGGACCTCATCGCCGGCTGGTACATCATCGACGTCGACAGCTACGAACGCGCCGTGGAACTGGCCGGGGAGCTGTCGGCCGCGCCCGGCAAGGACGGCAAGCCGATCCACGAGTGGCTCGAGCTGCGTCCGCTGCTGTCGGCGCCGTCGAACACGTCCGAATGA